In the Rhodoferax fermentans genome, CCACAGGGCCAGTCCCGCAATGCCAAACAGCATGGCGGTCATGAACCCCAAAATCACCTTCAGGCGGGTGGCAATTTTCAGGTGGTTTAAAAAATCCATGGCTTTCCCCTTGTGTTAAACGACATATAACAGCTCAATTCAGCAAACTCGACACCGCCCCCCTGGCTGCGCCTGGCAGGCGCACCGGCGCAAAGGTGATCCGGTCAGACACCGTGTTCTCCACCATCCCAAAGGCCCGCTCGTCAAAACTCAGACTGATCGACACACTCACACCAAGCAGGTAGGCCTCACCGGGCATGTGTACCGGTGCAATGGCCAGATGCTTGAGGGGTTGAAGGCAGCGGATACCGTGCCCCTGCAGGATATCGATGCCCTCATCCTCACGCGCTGCGGGAAAACCAGACACCTGCGGCATGCCAATTCCTGCAAGTCAGCTGGAGAGACCACCGTGTCCACTGTGCTGCTACGCACTGTTGCTGCCTGAGCCATCTCATCATCTGACGCGAGCAGCGCAAAACTACATTATTTATCAAAATTATATATTTTTTAAAAACACCTTGCACACCACCTACGGTAACGAGGTGTTTATGGGTCCTGCTGATTTGAATGTCCCCAGGTTCGTCACAGGCTTGGTACAAACCCTTGGCACGAGGACGGCCGAACTCCTGGCGGCGACGCAGCAAAACCAGTAAGCGTGCAGATTCAGTCGGCGGGCTCCACCACCCAAAGCCGCCCCAGAGCCGACTTCAGGCGCCCAGAAGCAACAGCAGCAAGGCCACCCGTGCTTTGACGGGAGACAGCCCCTGCGCATGGGGAAATTCGCTCTGGGTGGTCGCCAACACACGGCCCTGGGCACAGCGGGTGGAGCGCACCACCTTCACCCCGGCCAACACCGCGCGGCGCAGCGCTGCTTCCAGATCGTGGTGCATCGTGCCGTTGCCAGTACCAGCTACCACCAGGCCACGCAGTGGCGCCACACCTTCACGTGGGCACAGCAAGGCATCCACCACCTCACCCCCACAACCGGCATAGTTCATCACAATCTCGACACGTGGCCAGAGCGCTGCATCTGGTATATCTTTGATAGCTACATGCCATTTATCCATAAGGGCTAGAGGCCAATTTTTTACCATCCTGACCTGCCCTTCCTCCACGTACGCCAGCGGGCCTGCGTCACCGGAGTTGAAAGCATCTATTTTGTAGGTGTGTCCCTTTTGCACGTCCAAGCCGCTGTGCACCGTGCCCGCACACACCACCACCACCCCATGGGCGCCGGGCGTCAGGGCCACGGCCGCCGCATCCATCAGGTTTTGCGGGCCATCCGGCGACTGCGCCGAGGCCGGTCGCATGGCGCAGGTCAGCACCACCGGCTTCTCATTGATCAACGCCGCAGGCAAGACAGCGTGTAAAAAATAAGCGGTTTCTTCCAGCGTGTCGGTGCCGTGGGTGATGAGCACCGCGCTTACATCGGCCTGCGCCAGGTGGTGGGCCACCCGTTGCGCCAAGCTCAGCCAGACGTCGAAGCGCATGTCCTTGCTGTCGACCTGAGCTACCTGCTCACTGACCAAGTCATGGTCGCTTAACACAGCTTTCAGGGCGGGCACTGCCGCCAGCAACTGCGCCACGCCGACCTGGGCGGCGGTGTAGCCAATGTTGTCGGCCGGGTTGCTGGCGGTGCCGGCAATGGTGCCGCCCGTGCCCAGCACCACCATTTTTTTGGGAATTAATTCAGATACCACTTGCACACTTTCAAAAACTGATTAAAAATACAGTTACTGGATAAGAAAACAGTACCACCCACAAGGAGTCACCATGCTCACCCGTCCCAAACTGACCGACCGCCAGCAACAGATCCTGGATCTTATCCAGAGTGCCATAACACGCACAGGTGCCCCACCTACACGCGCCGAGATCGCTGCAGAGCTGGGTTTCAAATCCGCCAACGCGGCCGAAGAACATTTGCAGGCACTGGCCCGCAAAGGTGCGATTGAGCTGGTCAGCGGTACCTCACGTGGCATCCGGCTGCGCAGTGATGACTTGCGTTCCATCAACGAGTCACGCCACGCCCAGCTGGCGTCGCCCCTGGCGGCGCTGGCCCAGTTGGCCTTGCCATTGATTGGCCGGGTGGCTGCGGGCTCACCTATCCTCGCACAAGAACATGTGGACAGAACCTATTACGTCGAAAACAGCCTGTTTCAGCGCAAGCCGGACTATTTGCTCAAGGTGCGTGGCATGTCCATGCGAGACGCCGGCATCATGGACGGCGACTTGCTGGCCGTGCAGACCACCCGCGATGCCAAAAATGGCCAGATCGTGGTCGCCCGTCTCGGTGAAGAGGTCACCGTCAAACGCTTCATGCGCAACAAAAACATCATCGAACTGCACCCAGAGAACCCGGACTACCAGACCATTGTGGTTGAACCCGGTGAGCCGTTCGAGATCGAAGGCCTGGCCGTGGGCCTGATCCGCAACACCATGCTGATGTGAACCCGCTCCTCCACCCTGCACTTCACCCCTGAACCACCTCTGTGAAAGCACGCACCATGAACCACGCATCCACCACATCGTCTGTTTTGCAATCGTTCAAGGTGCTTTGGCAGTGGCTGATGGCCAAGCCAGGGCAACCACTGCCACGGGGGTCCGTGCCAAGCACAACCTCAGAAAGAGCCGCCGCACTCACCCGGACAGATGCCAGCACATCGGACACTCCAACCCACACCACAGAGGCCAACAAGCAACCGGTGCGATCCAGTCGCCCCGTGCGGGTGCTGCAGGTGATGGAGTCAGGCCAAAATCCCAGCCAGTCAGGACGGTTGCGGATTTCCGGGCGCATGGCCGACGTGTGTGCCGAACTTGACCGACTGGCAGCCCGTGAGGCACTGCAACACTAGGCCTGGCTGACACGCTGCCGGCGCAGCTGGCCAGGCGGGTAAAAGTTGGTAATTCAGGATCACTGATTCCATCAGGTTGTCCCCGCCGAGGCACAATCGGTGGCATGAATATTGTGATTCTGGACGATTACCAAGACGTGGTGCGCAAGCTGGCATGTGCAGCCAAGCTGGAGCCACTTCAGGCTAAGGTGTACACCAACACCGTCAAAGGACTGGGGCAATTGACGGTCAGACTCAAAGACGCCGATGTGATTGTGCTCAACCGTGAGCGCACCCACTTGTCTCGTTCCGTGATTGAAAAGTTGCCCAAGCTCAAGCTGGTGGCACAAACGGGGCGGGTCGGCACCCATCTGGATGTCAGTGCCTGTACCGAGCGCGGTATCGCGGTAGCCGAGGGTACCGGCTCACCGGTGGCACCCGCCGAACTCGCTTGGGCATTGATCATGGCGGCCATGCGCCGCCTGCCGCAATACATCGGCAACCTCAAACACGGCGCATGGCAACAATCTGGTTTGAAGTCCAGTGCCATGCCGGTCAATTTCGGCCTGGGCACCACACTCAAAGGGCGCACGCTTGGGATCTGGGGTTATGGCCGCATTGGCCAGTTGGTCGCGGGTTATGGACGGGCTTTTGGCATGCGGGTGCTGATCTGGGGCAGGGCTCCGTCACGAGAGCGCGCCGTGCTCGACGGGTTTGAGGTCACCAGCAGCCGAGAGGAATTGTTTGAGCAAAGTGATGTGTTGTCCCTGCACCTGCGCTTGAACGAAGACACCACGGGTGTGATCAGTGCAGAAGATTTGTCCAGAATGAAACCGACCGCGCTGCTGGTCAACATCTCACGCGCCGAGCTGATCCAGCCCGATGCGTTGCTGGGTGCACTCAACCGGGGCCGCCCTGGCATGGCTGCGGTGGATGTCTACGAGTCTGAGCCGATTCTGCAAGGCCACGCTCTGTTGCGTCTGGAAAATTGTGTGTGTACACCGCATATCGGTTATGTCGAACTCGACAGTTACGAAATGTATTTCGGCGCCGCGTTCGACAACGTGGTGAACTTCATCAAGGGCCGCCCTACCAACATCGTGAATCCCGGCGCACTGCAGGTCAGGCGCTGAACACCTGCACAGCCGTTTCCCCACGACTGTGCCAAGCAGCGACTTTCAGAAAAGATACGCTGCCAACCCATCAAAAAAATAGCTGTTGTGCGGGCGGGCCAAAGTCACGCAGAATACCCTGACGCTGTTGTCGTACCGGAGCCAGACTGAGGCTGAACACATCTGAAGTTCTCGTTTCTTGTTGCCTTGGTTTGAGGCCAATCGATTGGGCGGCACAGCTATTGCTTTCAGCCATGCTTCGTTTCTTCTATTTTCGGAGTACCCAATGAAATTCGAGTTATTGATGCGACGCCTGAGCATCCGCCTGCGTATGTGGGGTGCGATCGGCATGGTGAGTACCGCACTGTGCCTGATTGGTGGCATTGGCATCGCTGCTCAGTTGTACGCCAACAGCATCACCGTCCATCTGGTTACCCGTGACGTCACTTCCATGACCGAGGTGGGACGCCTGCAACAGGCCATGCGTGACTTGCGAATCAACGAAAAAGACATGGTGATCCAGTATGAAAACTCGGTCGAAGCCTCAAAACACAAGGAAGCCTGGACAGCCGCTTATGCACAAATCGAGAAGTCAGCGCAAACACTGTCCCCTTTGCTTCCTGAAGAGGAACAACGCCAACAGTTAACGTTGATCCTCAACGACATGCAGCAGTTCAAGACCGAATTTGCCCCCATGGCGACACAGCTTGAAAACATGGGTTTCCCCTCTGCACAGGTCGCAGCAGCCACCATTGGCAAACTACAGCCCATCATTGACCGAGCCAATGCCAGCCTGACCGCATTGGCCTCGGAGCTGCAAACTGCCACAGAAACCAACCAGCAAGCACTGCAGCTGACCCTGAACAAGGTGATCTGGCTGATCGTTGGCATGACGTTGTTGGTACTGGCCATCATCATTCCTCTGACGCTGGCCAACATGAACTCCATTTGCCACCCGATTGACCAAGCAGAACGCATGGCACGCGCCATTGCCACTGGCGACTTGACACGGCAACAGATCGACACAGGCGGAAACGACGAAACCACGCACCTGCTGCTGTCCTTGTCCGACATGCAGACTGCACTCACCCAGTTGGTCGGGCAAGTGCGCAACACCACAGACAGTATTGCCACCGCCAGCGCTGAGATCGCCAGTGGCAATCAGGATTTGAGCGTCAGAACCGAACTGACCGCCAACCAGCTGCAACAGTCGGCCTCCAGCATGGACCAACTTACGGCCACGGTGCGCCAATCAGCGCAAGCCTCACAACAGGCCAACCAACTGGCGGCCTCCGCTGGTCAGGTGGCCGCACGTGGCGGCCAAGTGGTGGCCCAGGTGGTCAGCACGATGAACGACATCCAGGTCAGTTCCAGGAAGATCAGCGACATCATCAGTGTCATAGATGGCATCGCTTTCCAGACAAACATCCTGGCCTTGAATGCGGCAGTCGAAGCTGCGCGTGCGGGTGAGCAAGGACGCGGCTTTGCGGTGGTTGCCAGCGAGGTCCGCAGCTTGGCCGGACGTTCGGCAGCAGCAGCCAAGGAAATCAAAGGGATCATTGGTGCGAGTGTGGAACGCATTGACGCTGGCACGCGCCTGGTCACCGATGCAGGTCAGACCATGGAAGATATCGTCGCGTCGGTTCAGCGCGTGACCGATATCATGGCCGACATATCGAGGTCGTCTTCAGAGCAGGATCGTGAAATTCAAGGAGTTAATGCGGCTGTTGCCAATCTGGATGAAATGACACAACAAAATGCCGCCTTGGTGGAGCAATCTGCCGCTGCGGCTCAAAGCATGCGCGAACAGGCCCAAGTGCTGTCCACGCTGGTGGCTACTTTCAAATTGAACGACATCAACCAAGACGCACCCCAACTCGTCGGAACACCAAGCTTGCTAACCATGTGAGGCAGCATGCAACCCGGAGGCTCAGAAACTGTGCGCCAGTGAACCAGATCACGCACAGCAGTCAG is a window encoding:
- a CDS encoding asparaginase, which produces MVVLGTGGTIAGTASNPADNIGYTAAQVGVAQLLAAVPALKAVLSDHDLVSEQVAQVDSKDMRFDVWLSLAQRVAHHLAQADVSAVLITHGTDTLEETAYFLHAVLPAALINEKPVVLTCAMRPASAQSPDGPQNLMDAAAVALTPGAHGVVVVCAGTVHSGLDVQKGHTYKIDAFNSGDAGPLAYVEEGQVRMVKNWPLALMDKWHVAIKDIPDAALWPRVEIVMNYAGCGGEVVDALLCPREGVAPLRGLVVAGTGNGTMHHDLEAALRRAVLAGVKVVRSTRCAQGRVLATTQSEFPHAQGLSPVKARVALLLLLLGA
- the lexA gene encoding transcriptional repressor LexA, with amino-acid sequence MLTRPKLTDRQQQILDLIQSAITRTGAPPTRAEIAAELGFKSANAAEEHLQALARKGAIELVSGTSRGIRLRSDDLRSINESRHAQLASPLAALAQLALPLIGRVAAGSPILAQEHVDRTYYVENSLFQRKPDYLLKVRGMSMRDAGIMDGDLLAVQTTRDAKNGQIVVARLGEEVTVKRFMRNKNIIELHPENPDYQTIVVEPGEPFEIEGLAVGLIRNTMLM
- a CDS encoding D-2-hydroxyacid dehydrogenase family protein, which produces MNIVILDDYQDVVRKLACAAKLEPLQAKVYTNTVKGLGQLTVRLKDADVIVLNRERTHLSRSVIEKLPKLKLVAQTGRVGTHLDVSACTERGIAVAEGTGSPVAPAELAWALIMAAMRRLPQYIGNLKHGAWQQSGLKSSAMPVNFGLGTTLKGRTLGIWGYGRIGQLVAGYGRAFGMRVLIWGRAPSRERAVLDGFEVTSSREELFEQSDVLSLHLRLNEDTTGVISAEDLSRMKPTALLVNISRAELIQPDALLGALNRGRPGMAAVDVYESEPILQGHALLRLENCVCTPHIGYVELDSYEMYFGAAFDNVVNFIKGRPTNIVNPGALQVRR
- a CDS encoding methyl-accepting chemotaxis protein produces the protein MKFELLMRRLSIRLRMWGAIGMVSTALCLIGGIGIAAQLYANSITVHLVTRDVTSMTEVGRLQQAMRDLRINEKDMVIQYENSVEASKHKEAWTAAYAQIEKSAQTLSPLLPEEEQRQQLTLILNDMQQFKTEFAPMATQLENMGFPSAQVAAATIGKLQPIIDRANASLTALASELQTATETNQQALQLTLNKVIWLIVGMTLLVLAIIIPLTLANMNSICHPIDQAERMARAIATGDLTRQQIDTGGNDETTHLLLSLSDMQTALTQLVGQVRNTTDSIATASAEIASGNQDLSVRTELTANQLQQSASSMDQLTATVRQSAQASQQANQLAASAGQVAARGGQVVAQVVSTMNDIQVSSRKISDIISVIDGIAFQTNILALNAAVEAARAGEQGRGFAVVASEVRSLAGRSAAAAKEIKGIIGASVERIDAGTRLVTDAGQTMEDIVASVQRVTDIMADISRSSSEQDREIQGVNAAVANLDEMTQQNAALVEQSAAAAQSMREQAQVLSTLVATFKLNDINQDAPQLVGTPSLLTM